GGGGTCTTATCGTTTCATGGGTGTCGACGTGGGGTCCCTGTCGCGGGATCAGCGGGCGCTTCTGCGCCGGCATTACCTGGGATTCGTATTTCAGGGGTTTAACCTGCTCAATCGGACATCGGCCCTGGAAAATGTGGAATTGCCCCTTATTTATCGCGGTGTTCCCGCCCGTGAGCGGCACCGTCGCGCCCGCGAGGCACTCCATGCCGTCGGGTTGACGGGGTGGGAGTCACACCGGCCCGGTGAGCTTTCCGGCGGCCAGCAGCAGCGGGTGGCCATGGCCCGGGCCATGGTGATCGAACCGGAGGTGCTCATCGCCGATGAACCGACGGGAAACCTCGATTCCACCATGAGCCGGGAGATCATGGAGCTCCTCTGTGCATTCAACCGTGAACGGGGCATTACCATCGTCATGGTGACCCATGAGGCGGAGATGGCCCGGTATGCGAAACGGATCATTCATTTTCTGGACGGGCGCATCGACGTCGAGGAACAGAACGGAGGAGAAAACACATGATACGGGAAACCATCATACTGGCCCTGCGGGCGATCCGCCGTAACGTTCTCCGCTCGTTCCTGACCATCCTCGGTGTCGTCATCGGCGTGGCGGCCGTCATCACCATGGTTACCCTCGGGAACGGGGCCACGGCACAGGTGACCGGAGAGATCGCAAGCCTCGGCAGCAATATGCTCCAGGTGCGGCCGGGACAGGGATTCCGGGGGCCCGGGGGTGTGCGGTCGGCGTCGGACATGTTCGAGATCGAAGATGCCGAGGCGATCGGCCGTGAGGTGTACGGCATAGAAGCCGTTGCGCCGACGGCATCGACCACCGCCCAGGTCATCTACGGGAACAGAAACTGGTCCACGTCCGTTATGGGCGGCGACAATGCCTACCTGGAGGTGCGTGACTGGCCGGTGGAAAGCGGTCGCCTTTTCGCCGAAACCGAGCTCCGCTCAGGGAAAACGGTCTGTATCATCGGGAGCACCATCGTCGATGAGCTCTTTGGTGACGGGGACCCCCTGGGGGCATACATCCGTATCGGCAAGCTCTCCTGCCAGGTGATCGGTGTCCTTGAATCGAAGGGCCAGTCCAGCTTCGGCCATGACCAGGACGATACCGTCATCATTCCGCTCCGCACCCTGCAGAGACGGATCGCCGGAAACACTGATGTCAGCGCCGTTTATGTTTCCGCCATGGACGGGATCTCAACTGAAACGGTTAAAAAGGATATCGAGGTCCTGATGCGTGAGCGGCGCCGGATCGCCAGCGATCAAGACGACGATTTTCATGTTCGTGACATGCAGGAGATCGTGAGTGCCCTCACCAGCACGACAAAGGTCCTGACGGCTTTGCTGGGCGCGGTGGCGGCCGTGAGCCTCCTGGTCGGCGGCATCGGTATCATGAACATCATGCTCGTGTCCGTCACGGAGCGGACCCGGGAGATCGGGACCCGGCTGGCCATCGGCGCGCGGGAAGGCGAGGTCCTGATGCAGTTTCTTATCGAGGCCGTGGTCCTGTCTTCCTTCGGAGGTGTCTTCGGGATCATCCTGGGTCTTGGGGGTGCCGCCCTGGGTGCGCTGGTCCTGGGCATGCCCTTTATCGTAAACCCGGGGATCGTCGTTGTCGCCGTCGTCTTTTCGGCCGCCGTGGGCGTCATTTTCGGGTTCTTTCCCGCCCGCCAGGCGGCGCGCCTCGATCCGATCGAAGCGCTGCGGCATGAATAGAACCCGTCAGTCGGACCGGTGCCGCTTCATTTCCTGTCTTTCGCGGTACCGGTATCCCCGGATCCCGCCGAGTACGGCCCATTTGACGATCTTCCGTGACAGCCGGTTCTGAACGAGCGGGTGCTTGAAGAAGGCCGCAAGATGCCCGGTACGCCGCGCGTCTTCCGGACGCTGCCCGGCTAGGGGTGCGGGCGACCCGGTATCTATCGGCTTCGGGTGGAAACGCCGCCGGTCCCGGGAAG
The nucleotide sequence above comes from Deltaproteobacteria bacterium. Encoded proteins:
- a CDS encoding ABC transporter ATP-binding protein, which gives rise to MNRGSTETGGMGPLIELRGVTKVYGSGPAAVHALGGVDLDIVRGDFTAIMGPSGSGKSTCLNILGCLDPPTTGSYRFMGVDVGSLSRDQRALLRRHYLGFVFQGFNLLNRTSALENVELPLIYRGVPARERHRRAREALHAVGLTGWESHRPGELSGGQQQRVAMARAMVIEPEVLIADEPTGNLDSTMSREIMELLCAFNRERGITIVMVTHEAEMARYAKRIIHFLDGRIDVEEQNGGENT
- a CDS encoding ABC transporter permease; the encoded protein is MIRETIILALRAIRRNVLRSFLTILGVVIGVAAVITMVTLGNGATAQVTGEIASLGSNMLQVRPGQGFRGPGGVRSASDMFEIEDAEAIGREVYGIEAVAPTASTTAQVIYGNRNWSTSVMGGDNAYLEVRDWPVESGRLFAETELRSGKTVCIIGSTIVDELFGDGDPLGAYIRIGKLSCQVIGVLESKGQSSFGHDQDDTVIIPLRTLQRRIAGNTDVSAVYVSAMDGISTETVKKDIEVLMRERRRIASDQDDDFHVRDMQEIVSALTSTTKVLTALLGAVAAVSLLVGGIGIMNIMLVSVTERTREIGTRLAIGAREGEVLMQFLIEAVVLSSFGGVFGIILGLGGAALGALVLGMPFIVNPGIVVVAVVFSAAVGVIFGFFPARQAARLDPIEALRHE